One window from the genome of Acinetobacter lanii encodes:
- a CDS encoding OmpA family protein: MIGLGFSGLSFAKDIIVEGVVPNETSKQAILAKTRLVYPQDQVIDKIQVRPVSAPNGWSDSVTKVITSDLKKVTQGKLSVKGTQVDLSGKILNQAEIQPITDSFQTLIQAPYRFSSQLSVNQAEQAVVDNALKNRIIEFESGSDVLTPVGTQILDEMVVALNRVQGKNVKIIGHTDSQGDPTKNQPLSLRRADAVKNYLIAKGIAATRLTVEGKGSQVPVADNATPEGRKKNRRIEFEVL, translated from the coding sequence ATGATCGGGCTAGGATTCAGCGGATTAAGCTTTGCCAAAGACATTATTGTCGAAGGCGTGGTCCCGAATGAAACCTCAAAACAAGCCATTCTTGCGAAAACCCGGTTGGTCTATCCACAAGATCAAGTGATCGATAAAATTCAAGTACGTCCAGTCTCAGCACCCAATGGCTGGAGTGATTCAGTCACCAAAGTGATTACCTCAGACTTAAAGAAAGTCACGCAAGGCAAATTAAGCGTTAAGGGAACGCAGGTGGATTTAAGCGGTAAGATTTTGAATCAAGCCGAGATTCAACCGATCACCGATAGTTTTCAGACCTTAATTCAAGCGCCATATCGGTTTAGCTCACAGCTTTCCGTCAATCAAGCCGAACAAGCTGTGGTGGATAATGCCTTAAAGAATCGTATTATCGAGTTTGAATCAGGTAGTGACGTATTGACCCCAGTAGGTACGCAAATTTTAGATGAAATGGTGGTTGCGCTGAATCGAGTTCAGGGTAAAAATGTAAAAATCATTGGGCACACCGATAGCCAAGGGGATCCTACCAAGAATCAACCTTTAAGCTTGCGACGTGCGGATGCGGTAAAAAATTATCTGATTGCCAAAGGCATCGCAGCCACCCGTTTAACGGTCGAAGGGAAAGGGTCTCAAGTGCCTGTCGCTGATAATGCAACGCCTGAAGGACGTAAGAAAAATCGTCGTATTGAGTTTGAAGTTTTATAA
- a CDS encoding PAAR domain-containing protein, producing MAFPYITIGSPTTGGGKVISANTSFLIEGKAVACVGDKATCPKHNTVTTIVAGDNKMLVMGKAAAQHNSPLACGCKCIGDQNLTVGQN from the coding sequence ATGGCATTTCCCTACATTACCATTGGCTCACCGACCACCGGTGGCGGCAAAGTGATTTCAGCAAATACTTCATTTTTAATTGAAGGCAAAGCAGTGGCTTGTGTAGGGGATAAAGCCACTTGTCCGAAACACAATACAGTCACCACCATTGTGGCAGGGGACAATAAAATGTTGGTAATGGGCAAAGCTGCCGCACAGCATAATTCGCCTTTGGCCTGCGGCTGTAAATGTATAGGCGATCAAAATCTAACGGTAGGGCAGAATTAA
- a CDS encoding NF045616 family extracytoplasmic (lipo)protein, with the protein MTKKLLSFLLILITQQATAQSFLPLYLSIKENMICVYTHSDARKSMNNDILVYMGKIEKTAAFKTSYSKIYKNIHHPNNEQDCLKIPIRYFQINKPYEVWVEADTVYKRRFCLSNQANKIQFTEIVNGYSCGRDEYDYSGKNFFENILMWLKKILSG; encoded by the coding sequence ATGACTAAAAAATTATTAAGCTTTTTACTCATATTAATTACTCAACAGGCAACCGCACAATCCTTTCTACCCTTATATTTGTCTATTAAAGAAAACATGATTTGTGTCTATACCCATAGCGATGCCAGAAAAAGTATGAATAACGACATATTGGTCTATATGGGAAAAATAGAAAAAACTGCGGCTTTTAAAACCTCATATTCGAAAATCTATAAAAACATACATCATCCAAATAATGAACAAGATTGTTTAAAGATTCCAATTCGTTATTTTCAAATAAATAAGCCTTATGAAGTATGGGTTGAAGCTGACACGGTCTATAAGCGAAGATTTTGTCTTTCAAATCAGGCAAATAAAATTCAATTCACAGAAATTGTAAATGGGTATTCATGTGGAAGAGATGAATATGACTATTCTGGGAAAAACTTTTTTGAAAATATTTTAATGTGGTTGAAGAAAATTTTGAGTGGATGA
- a CDS encoding NADPH-dependent FMN reductase — MKIYIVVGSVREGRTAIKVAKWIEKSIQSYGFNTVETELVDLKEWDLPMFAGANPPLTGIYDQPKQQEWADYIAKGDAFIFISPEYNHGYSPALKNALDYLGKEWQGKPAAYVSYGGSNGSRSIDQIRQVGTQLGLVDSNATVEIRDIFARNRDETFKGNEFDDKALKTAIDRIIQYVSA, encoded by the coding sequence ATGAAAATTTATATTGTAGTGGGTAGTGTTCGTGAAGGTCGTACCGCCATTAAAGTGGCAAAATGGATCGAAAAATCAATTCAAAGTTATGGGTTTAATACAGTCGAAACAGAATTGGTCGATTTAAAAGAATGGGATCTGCCCATGTTTGCAGGTGCAAATCCACCCCTCACTGGCATTTATGACCAACCGAAACAACAAGAATGGGCAGATTATATTGCCAAAGGCGATGCTTTTATTTTCATTAGTCCTGAATATAACCACGGCTATAGTCCTGCACTGAAAAATGCGCTGGATTACCTCGGTAAAGAATGGCAAGGCAAACCAGCCGCCTATGTCAGCTATGGTGGGTCAAACGGTTCACGTTCCATCGATCAAATCCGTCAAGTGGGCACACAACTGGGCTTAGTCGATAGCAATGCCACGGTTGAGATTCGTGATATTTTTGCGCGTAATCGTGATGAAACATTCAAAGGTAATGAGTTTGATGACAAAGCGCTGAAAACTGCTATAGATCGTATCATTCAATATGTGAGTGCTTAA
- a CDS encoding FKBP-type peptidyl-prolyl cis-trans isomerase — MTDFINPNEETRIEAGSQVLLHFSVAIEDGVEIDNTRSREEPVSLVMGDGSLLPGFEKSLFGLRAGDRRTVSLPPEDAFGPWNPENVQKFDTVKFDPAPVVGHMIEFEDKAKQSLYGVVKTVGEDITEVDFNHPLAGKNITFEVEIFKVTPAGQQGVKLM; from the coding sequence ATGACTGATTTTATTAATCCAAACGAAGAAACCCGTATTGAAGCGGGTTCACAAGTTTTACTGCATTTCTCTGTTGCCATTGAAGATGGTGTTGAGATTGACAACACCCGTAGCCGTGAAGAGCCAGTAAGCTTGGTCATGGGTGACGGTAGCTTATTGCCAGGTTTTGAAAAATCGCTTTTTGGTTTACGTGCAGGTGACCGCCGTACTGTCAGCCTTCCTCCTGAGGATGCTTTCGGCCCATGGAACCCTGAAAATGTCCAAAAATTCGATACGGTAAAATTTGACCCAGCCCCTGTGGTGGGTCATATGATCGAGTTTGAAGACAAAGCCAAACAGAGCCTATACGGTGTGGTAAAAACTGTCGGTGAGGACATCACTGAAGTGGACTTTAACCATCCTTTGGCGGGTAAAAACATTACCTTTGAAGTGGAAATCTTCAAAGTAACCCCTGCAGGTCAACAAGGGGTTAAATTGATGTAA
- the lspA gene encoding signal peptidase II, with translation MPNPHDKKGLFQFYPHNLVWVGLAIVAIILDQWTKWIASTHLTYADPVPVLPFLNWTLLHNYGAAFSFLSDAGGWQRYFFTSLAGLVSLIFVFWLMRMPKTVKVLPIAIALILGGAVGNLIDRVSLGYVVDFIHVYYQNNHFPAFNIADSAITLGTILLLVDTFFLEKHRVQRAEAQHD, from the coding sequence ATGCCTAATCCACACGATAAAAAGGGCTTATTCCAATTCTACCCACACAATTTGGTGTGGGTGGGTTTAGCCATTGTTGCCATTATTTTGGATCAATGGACCAAATGGATTGCATCGACACATCTGACTTATGCAGATCCTGTGCCTGTGCTGCCCTTTTTAAATTGGACATTGCTACATAACTACGGCGCTGCCTTTAGTTTCTTGTCCGATGCCGGTGGATGGCAACGTTATTTCTTTACTTCATTGGCAGGATTGGTGTCATTGATTTTTGTGTTTTGGCTGATGCGTATGCCGAAAACCGTGAAAGTACTTCCGATTGCTATTGCCTTGATTTTGGGCGGTGCAGTGGGCAATTTAATCGACCGCGTGAGCCTCGGTTATGTGGTCGATTTTATTCACGTGTATTATCAAAACAATCATTTCCCTGCCTTTAATATTGCAGACAGTGCCATTACGCTTGGGACTATTCTGCTTTTAGTCGATACGTTTTTCCTAGAAAAACATCGCGTTCAACGTGCGGAAGCGCAACATGACTGA